GTGGGTGCGACCCTTTTGCCGACCTCCAGCCCGCCCCGGCTCGCCACCTATTTCCACGTGCACCTCGTCTCGGACTCCACCGGCGAGACGCTGAACGCCATGGCGCGGGCGGTCTGCGCCCGCTTCGAGAACGTCCTGCCGATCGAGCACATCTACGCCCTGGTCCGCAGCCAGCGGCAGCTCGACCGGGCGCTGGGCGACATCGAGGAATCCCCCGGCATCGTCCTGCACACCATCGTCGACGAAAAGCTGCGCCACATCCTGGAGGAAGGCTGCCGGCGGCTCGACATGCCCTGCATCCCGGCCCTGGACCCGCTGGTCAGCGCCATGCAGCGCTACCTGGGCGCGGCGACCACCAGCCGGGTCGGCGCGCACCTGCGGCTCGACAACGATTATTTCAACCGGATGGACGCCCTGAACTACGCCATCGGCCACGACGACGGCCAGGGCGGTCAGGACCTCGATCAGGCCGACGTCGTGCTGGTGGGGGTGTCGCGGACGTCGAAGACGCCGACCTGCATCTATCTCGCCCACCGCGGCGTGCGGGCGGCGAACGTCCCGCTCGTCCCGGGCCGGCCGGTCCCCGAGAAGCTGTTCACGATGAAGAACACCCTGATCGTCGGCCTGACGATCTCGCCCGACCGGCTGATCCAGATCCGCCGCAACCGGCTACTCAGCCTGAAGGAGCACCGGGAGTCGAGCTACATCGACGTCGACGCGGTGCGCGAGGAGATCGTCTACGCCCGCCGGCTGTACGAACG
The Phenylobacterium zucineum HLK1 genome window above contains:
- a CDS encoding pyruvate, water dikinase regulatory protein: MGATLLPTSSPPRLATYFHVHLVSDSTGETLNAMARAVCARFENVLPIEHIYALVRSQRQLDRALGDIEESPGIVLHTIVDEKLRHILEEGCRRLDMPCIPALDPLVSAMQRYLGAATTSRVGAHLRLDNDYFNRMDALNYAIGHDDGQGGQDLDQADVVLVGVSRTSKTPTCIYLAHRGVRAANVPLVPGRPVPEKLFTMKNTLIVGLTISPDRLIQIRRNRLLSLKEHRESSYIDVDAVREEIVYARRLYERHGWPTIDVTRRSVEETAAAVLNLLHGGHGQVEVLG